ATTGTACACACGCTTAATTTttcctaaaaaaaatattataaaattacatgggtgaaattaaaatagtatgaatttaaatatataggaAACAATAAACAGTATCATATAACAATAGCAGCAGCAAATCACGAGATGTAGAATAAAtagtaacaataatatattaattgactaattatttatgttttggATACTTTTAACAGAGCTATTATTGAAATTATTTGCAAAAGCAGGATTCCATAACAAGTTTATTACTTCATTATACTAGTAGAAACAAAGaaaaatgtatgtatataaattataataatttttaaattttaatttggtTTATaacttaatatttttcattaatttataCATGATTGggatgataatattttaaattagtTCTTTGAACAAGTGTATCTccatgtttttttctacTAAAAGTCCTACTACAAGATGCACTCGATTTACATAATTCATAACCATTGTTATTTGTAATATGATATTCTAAATGTGTTGCAGCTTCGTTCATAAGTTTTTCCGCATTTATAGTTTCGTTGCGATTGTTACACAACAGgtgtttgttttttaaatatatttctgtTGGCCtattattgataaaaataaatatatttttaatgtttacaaaaataaagttattgtatttatattataacattGTTGCacaaatgtatatttagCATTATCataatgaaatatgtaatatatatattgttatgTTTCCTTACGTagtataacatttttttgattttgtttttatttttgtgtcTTCTTCTTGAGCAGGCTCGGTTGCAAGGGCTTTATTATTCACATATAAGGAGATacttaaaagaaataaaacaattcgaatataaaatttaatcaTTTTTGAGCTTTACAAGCaaaatgttaaaatatattagtattttttttaattaaaaattaacaacTCGAAAAGTTGCAtaacataattaaaattaaagcaaataattttctccAATacacttaaaaaaatacaaattattatttaaacgGTATAATGTATGCTTTTATCAGATTTATaagtttaatatatttttatttaaataattcaatcATAAAACGACATCAACAACAGAAcctttcatatataatgaacataaaaaatattataatatataaaaataaatatttttaattatataaatgacatttttaatatattatattatgaatacgtaatttttatatttttataagtgATTAAAttcaatttaaaatttataaaacttCCCATTACATATGGAATCACATAaatacttatatttatatataatagaaaaaatctGTTGTTTTTACTTGAtagaaacaaataatataaaataaaaataagaaaataatataaaaaatatatttgttttaatacaatcatatatatttatatcaataattatataaaaataattgttttgctatttttttcatttgttttataaaatttttttgaactAATGTACAAGCtctcaaatatataatttaaataaattgttattgcaaaataatatatatattctaaaatattttatttaaaaactaTGAAATACGGAAATGTTATCCATTggtttaaattatttttgtttagtGCATTAATTATCATATTGTAGTATATAGTGGTATATCAGTaacaacaataataataatgataatggaTCAGTATGTTACTAAAtacgaaaaatatattatgattatttGATACATCACATGGGTATAAATTCATTATGCATATTCTTAAACATGTGatgttattataattgtatGTATAAAAGATAGGGATTTAAggttattttaaaataaatagctatttttaacataaaataaCTATACTAGTCATatgttaaatattaattatatggaAATATCAAGTTCAGtgaatttaaaacaataaaagtacgaaacattattttttatcataaacAAAGTGACcgaattaatataaaatataatcacacagaaaatataatcgaATTATAgcattaattatatgatttaataacaaattaaataaattccatatattttaatacaaaagaaatgaaaaactACATATTAATTagtaatttttaaatagacAAAATGATGTGATGGTAATTTACAAAGGTACTACGTATaaagataaattaattgcattaatatatgtatccCAATATTCAAGTGTTGAAACATCTTTACATGGGGTTATTGTTATTCATTAGATACAATGCGTTGTGCTAACTTTaggatttttttatatgcaagATCTCTCTCTCTTTTATTGTGGGCAAACTCGGTAGAATTGCCAGTATCATAGATCTAcgtaaaaaatgaataaatatataaaatatatcaatatttAGTATgtgaatattatataatatatgactTATAGagaaattaaattttgataaatgctaaaatgagaaaaaatgattatgttattattttttgagatTGCTTACAGCGTTGATATAAGTAACATGAACTTGATCATCATCGCCATTTATAATTACAAATCCGGATAGATTATCACCCAATTTGTTTAATGCTTCCTCAGGATCAATATCAGTTTCGATTGATTTTTGATTTTCGTAAACTTCTTTCAAATTAGTTTCTTTATTGACTTCACCGTCATAATTTAGAGTTCTGGATGGACATACAATTACAGTTATTTCTCGTCgctaaaaaattaatgaataaaaaatatatgtattgcGTAAGTtaatgtataataatatgaataatagaatttttagaaaaataatggaaaaaaaatgtgctTACATAAATTCTTGAGCCTAAAGTATATACTTTTGTGAGGGGTTTATAATTAGGATCTGGGTTATGTTTTTCAAATAAGGCCGTATTTTTGCAGTATACACGAGCAACTTTTCCTAAAAAATGATCATTTTGCagatataaatgaaatattatgaatatagcaaaatattaatgaaaataatgaacaaAGATTAGTAAAATTGAAAGATGCGTAAATAgtgataaagaaatattaaatttattgattattttttatgtaccattaataattttttcatctgTATTTTTGTCATATTTGAAATCCCAGTATTGCCTAAATACAGTAGGGTactaatgaaaaaaaatatatggataaatataataattattatttaatttaaagttatttttatatgttaaaaattgtttgcTATTTTATACCTTAGAGGAAGATGGAATAGTAAAATCAAGTCTTCCAATATCCACATTTCCAATTTTcttagtatatattttgttttcattttctgtAGAATAGGCCAAGTAATCGTGTACACCAAGCTTAGAAAGTTTTACTAAAAGATCTGAAGCTTCGCGTGCATAACATACTGCTGCTAAACCTTCATCAATGTCGTCATGTGCCTCGTCTTTGTATTGCTCATATCTTTCATTGGAAATATTATTGGTGAAAGTGagataatttataatgggtaaaaaaaatagaaagaaatgaatttataaatggtaatatgaatatttaataattataaagtCATGGATTTCAAgagtatgcatatttatattatatgtatatattttttcattttttcattttttcatacatTGATGATGGTACTATATGGCGGAAGCTGGATTTTTTCGTACAACCATTTTCAGCAGTTTCGCTTGCAAATGCTGCATTTTGCATATATCCTGCGATACCTAAAAGTGCTAAAGCAACCTTAATATATgctttattcatttttgtatttgataagtaaaatattaatttaaaaaatgtaaaaa
This Plasmodium chabaudi chabaudi strain AS genome assembly, chromosome: 12 DNA region includes the following protein-coding sequences:
- a CDS encoding fam-a protein (pfam_scan;Pfam:PF07418.7; E()=3.1E-14;score=53.1;query 29-221;description=PCEMA1;~iprscan;InterPro:IPR010882 : Acidic phosphoprotein PCEMA1;Pfam:PF07418; score=3.2E-14;query 29-221;description=Acidic phosphoprotein PCEMA1;~iprscan;InterPro:IPR006486 : Plasmodium yoelii subtelomeric PYST-A;TIGR_TIGRFAMS:TIGR01599; score=5.0E-60;query 53-258;description=Plasmodium yoelii subtelomeric PYST-A;~iprscan;Superfamily:SSF55961; score=7.87E-14;query 65-275;description=null) encodes the protein MIKFYIRIVLFLLSISLYVNNKALATEPAQEEDTKIKTKSKKCYTTPTEIYLKNKHLLCNNRNETINAEKLMNEAATHLEYHITNNNGYELCKSSASCSRTFSRKKHGDTLVQRTNLKYYHPNHYNEVINLLWNPAFANNFNNSSVKRKIKRVYNPNLVIIKQCYKDSKFGRWKYFYALAAKVDISEEKTIIVMASANINDHHPSKKEYKNTIIESANLFKTDIDSNIFIRNGILKKTFVNIAGYLVEKRDWYIDIIYLESIDGHTSNFQELINQRALNKFFPS
- a CDS encoding fam-a protein (query 259-259;GPI_cleavage_site_score=0.22039998;~iprscan;InterPro:IPR006486 : Plasmodium yoelii subtelomeric PYST-A;TIGR_TIGRFAMS:TIGR01599; score=1.0E-38;query 71-251;description=Plasmodium yoelii subtelomeric PYST-A), with amino-acid sequence MNKAYIKVALALLGIAGYMQNAAFASETAENGCTKKSSFRHIVPSSIYEQYKDEAHDDIDEGLAAVCYAREASDLLVKLSKLGVHDYLAYSTENENKIYTKKIGNVDIGRLDFTIPSSSKYPTVFRQYWDFKYDKNTDEKIINGKVARVYCKNTALFEKHNPDPNYKPLTKVYTLGSRIYRREITVIVCPSRTLNYDGEVNKETNLKEVYENQKSIETDIDPEEALNKLGDNLSGFVIINGDDDQVHVTYINAIYDTGNSTEFAHNKRERDLAYKKILKLAQRIVSNE